The following DNA comes from Cellulomonas soli.
GGACCGCCGCACCGATGCTCGTCGCACCCGTCGCCGGGATGCTCGCACCCCGCCTGGGGGTCAGGCCCCTGCTCGTCACCGGACTCGCCCTGCAGTCGATCGGCCTGGGCTGGATGGGGCTGCTCGTGGGAGGCGCGACCACCTACCCCCAGCTCGTCCCCGGGCTCGTGCTCGCGGGCGTCGGCATGGGGCTCACCTTCGCCCCGGCGGCCACCGCGGTCCTCGCCGACATGGCCCCCGACGACCACGGCACGGCCAGCTCGGTCAACGCGACCCTGCGGGAGATCGGCGGGGCGCTCGGCGTGGCCGTCCTGGTGGCCGTGTTCCAGGCCGCCGACGGGACCCTGACCCCCGACGGGTACGCGGGCGGCCTGCGCCCGGCAGCGCTCGTCGGGGCCGCGGTCGTGGCCCTCGGCGCGCTGGTCGCCCTGCGCGTCCCGCGCGCCACCGGACGGCTGCGCCCGACGACCACCGGCACCGAGGCGCCCCGGCCCGCCGACGTCGCCACCCCGGTCGGCGCGGCCTGACCACCCAGCCGGGCCCGGACCGCCGCCGCCGACATCGCTGAGGTGACCGACGGCGCACGACCGATCGTCACCGAAGAACGCTAGACCCCCGCCGCCAGCAGGCTGCGGGGGTCGACGCGTGCGCGCTACGCGTCAGTCCTCGTCCTCGTCCTCGTCCGCCGGGCGGCGGTACGGGTCGCTGTCACCCGCGTGCGTGGCACGCGCCGCCAGCGCGGCGACCTCGGCGTCACGACGAGCAGCCTCGTGCAGTGCGGCGTCCAGGTGCGCGGCCGTCTCCGGCACCGCGTCCAGGTGGAACGCCAACGTCGGCGTGAGCCGGATGCCCGTCTGCTTGCCGACCTCCGAGCGGATGACGCCCTTCGCGCTCTCGAGCGCCTTGCCGCTCTCGGTGCGCGCCTCGTCATCACCGAGGACCGTGTAGAACACGTCCGCGTGCTGCAGGTCGCCCGTCACCCGGACGTCCGTCACCGTGACGAACCCCAGACGCGGGTCCTTGATGCGGGTGTCGAGCATCTGCGCGACGACCTGCTGGATGCGCTCGGCCAGCTTGCGAGCGCGTGCGGTGTCCGCCATGTGCCGTCCTTCCTCCTACGAGCCGTCGACCCTCCCGGGCCGGGGTCGTACCGGCCGCCGACTCCCTGCCGGCGGCACCGACACGCGAGCCGCGACGCCGGGCCGGACGGTGAGGTCCGGCGCCGGAGCCGCGGCCCGCGGTCGTCCTGGTCAGGCGCGAGGCTTCTCGCGCATCTCCCAGGTCTCGATGATGTCGCCGATCTCCACGTCGTTGAACGAGCCGAGACCGATACCGCACTCGTAGCCCTCGCGGACCTCGGTGGCGTCGTCCTTGAACCGCTTGAGCGACTCGATCGTCAGGTTGTCCCCGATGACCTTGCCGTTGCGCAGGACGCGCGCCTTGGTGTTGCGGCGGATCTCGCCCGACCGGACGATCGAGCCGGCGATGTTGCCGAACTTGGAGGAGCGGAACACCTCGCGCACCTCGGCCGAACCGAGCTGCGCCTCCTCGTACTCCGGCTTGAGCATGCCCTTGAGCGCTGCCTCGACGTCGTCGATCGCCTGGTAGATGACCGAGTAGAAGCGCACGTCGACGCCCTCACGGTCCGCCAGCTCCTCGACCCGCTCGGCGTACTTGACGTTGAAGCCGATGATGATCGCCGAGTCGACCGTGGCCAGGTTGACGTCGTTCTGCGTGATGGCACCCACCCCACGGTGGATGACCCGCAGCTCGACCTCGTCGCCGACGTCGATCTTGAGCAGGGCGTCCTCGAGTGCCTCGACGGCACCGGAGACGTCGCCCTTGAGGACCAGGTTGAGGGTCTCGACCTTGCCCTGCTGCAGCGCCTGCGTGAAGTCCTCGAGGCTGATGCGCTTGCGACGCTTGGCCAGGAGGGCGGCGCGCTCGGCAGCCTCGCGCTTCTCGGCGATCTGACGGGCGGTGCGCTCGTCCGGTGCCACCAGGAAGGTGTCACCGGCGCTCGGCACCGACGCCAGGCCGAGGACCTGCACCGGACGGGCCGGACCGGCCTCGGTGAGCGCGTTGCCGTGCTCGTCGAACATCGCCCGGACACGGCCGTGGGCCGTGCCGGCGACGATCGCGTCACCGACGTGCAGCGTGCCCGACTGGACCAGCACGGTCGCGACCGCACCGCGTCCCTTGTCGAGGTTGGCCTCGATGGCCACGCCGCGCGCGTCCTTGTCGGGGTTGGCCCGAAGGTCGAGCGAGGCGTCCGCGGTGAGCAGCACGGCCTCGAGCAGCTGGTCGATGCCGATGCGCTGCTTGGCGGACACGTCGACGAACATGGTGTCGCCGCCGTACTCCTCGGCCACCAGGTTGTACTCGGTGAGCTGCTGGCGGATCTTGGCGGGGTTGGCCCCCTCCTTGTCCACCTTGTTGACGGCCACCACGATCGGCACGCCGGCGGCCTGGGCGTGGTTGAGCGCCTCGATGGTCTGCGGCATCACGCCGTCGTCCGCCGCGACCACGAGGATCGCGATGTCGGTGACCTGCGCACCACGGGCACGCATGGCGGTGAACGCCTCGTGGCCCGGGGTGTCGATGAACGTGATGGCGCGGTCGATGCCCTCGTGCTCGGCGCGCACCTGGTACGCACCGATGTGCTGGGTGATGCCGCCGGCCTCGCCCGCGACGACGTCCGTCGAGCGGATCGCGTCGAGGAGCTTGGTCTTGCCGTGGTCGACGTGACCCATGACGGTCACGACCGGCGGGCGTGCCTGCAGGTCGTCGTCCGTCTCGGCGTCGAGCTCGGCCTCCAGGTCGATGTCGAAGGACCCGAGAAGCTCGCGGTCCTCCTCCTCGGCGGAGACCATCTCGATGACGTAGCCGAGCTCGACCGCGAGCGTGCCGAACGTGTCCTCGTCGAGCGACTGCGTCGCCGTGGCCATCTCACCGAGGTGGAACAGCACCGTGACCAGCGAGGCCGGGTTCGCGTCGATCTTGTCGGCGAAGTCGTTCAGGGACGAGCCGTGACGCAGACGGACGACGGTCTTGCCGTTGCCGCGCGGAACCTGCACGCCGCCGAGCGACGGCGCCTGCATCTGCTCGAACTCCTGGCGCTTCGCACGCTTCGACTTGCGCCCACGGACGGGGCGCCCTCCGGCGCGACCGAACGCACCCTGCGTGCTGCCGCGACCGGCACCGCCGGGACGACCGCCGCCGCCACCGGGACGACCGGCGAAACCGCCGCCACCGGCACCCGGGGCACCACCGGCGCCACCAGGGCCACCGGGACGACCGGCGAAACCGCCACGTCCGCCACCGGCACCGCCGGGACGACCGGCACCACCGGCGGGGCGCTCACCCGGGCGACCGACGCCGCTCGAGGTGCGGCCCGGCATCATGCCGGGGTTGGGGCGCGGACCACCCGGGCGCGGACCACCCGGACGGGGGCCGCCGGGACGCTCGCCCGCAGACGCGGCCGGAGCACCCTCGGTGCGACGCTCACCCGGACGGGGCATGCCCTGCGACGGCGCGAACGGGTTGTTTCCCGGACGCGGGCCACCGGGACGCGGACCGCCGGCACGATCGCCCGACGGGCGCTCGCCCGAGGAGCGCTCACCCTGGCGGGGCATGCCCTGCGAGGGTGCGAACGGGTTGTTGCCCGGTCGCGGCGCGCCGGGACGCGGGCTGCCGGGGCGCGGTGCCTGGGCCGCCGGTGCGGCAGGAGCCGGTGCGGCGGGCGCGGGTGCGCTCGGCGCCGGGGCCGCGGGACGAGCAGGACGCTGTGCCGCAGGGGCGGCCGGCGCGGGCGCAGCCGGAGCAGCGGGGGCCGCTGCGACGGGTGCCGGGGCGGCCGGGGCGGCGACGGCGGGCGCGGACGCAGCGGGGGCGGCCGGCGCGGGTGCGGCCGGTCGCGCAGCGGCGGGCTTGGGAGCCGCCGGCGCAGCGGACGCGGACGCGCCGCCACCGACGGGGTACATGTCGCGCAGCTTGCGCACGACGGGCGGCTCGATGGTCGAGGACGCCGATCGGACGAACTCGCCGAGCTCGCCCAGCTTGTTCATGATGGTCTTGCTTTCCACCCCGAGCTCCTTGGCGAGCTCGTAGACGCGGACCTTAGCCACATCTCTCCTGTCTCGGTCCGCCCGGGACAGGGTCGGACCGTCGTTAGTGCGGGGCACTCATCGCTGGGTGCTCATCGGTGCGTGCTCATCGGGCAGCCATCGGCTTCCAACCCGCTTCCCTGTCGACGATCGGCTTCCACCCCCGGGATGGTCCCGGCGGTGTCCTCCTGGCTCTGCTCAAGACGGCGCTGCACCGCCGTGTGGTCCGCGGGGCCTGCCAGTCGCAGGGCCCTGCTGAACGCACGCCGACGCACGGCGAGCTCGAAGCAGTCAGGATCGGGGTGCAGCCACGCACCCCTGCCCGGCATCCGACGCCGTTCGTCCACGACCAGCACGGGAGCTCCCGTGCCGTCGGTGACGGCGACGACCCTCAGCAGGGCTGACCTCGGGCCGGGACCACGGCACCCCACGCACGTGCGCACTGGACCTGCGACGGGCAGCACGGTGCGCGCTGCGGGTTCGGGGGTCCGCCTGCTCGGCGAGGAGAGCCGGGCGTCCGGCCCAGCCGCGGCAAGTCTACCCTTTCGCGTCACCGACCGTGACCCGGTGCGGGAGCGACGTCCTCGGCGGTGTCCACCTCCCGCTCCGGGCCCGCGCCCGGACCGGTCGCACCCTCGGCGTCGGAACGGATGTCGATGCGCCAACCCGTGAGCTTGGCGGCCAGGCGGGCGTTCTGCCCCTCCTTGCCGATCGCGAGCGAGAGCTGGTAGTCCGGCACGACCACCCGGGCGGAACGCGCCTCGGGGTCGACGACCGTCACCGAGAGCACCCGTGCCGGTGACAACGCGTGCGCGATCATCTCGGCCGGGTCGTCGGAATGGTCGACGATGTCGATCTTCTCGCCGTGCAGCTCGGCCATGACCGCCCGCACCCGTCCACCCATGGGCCCGATGCACGCACCCTTGGCGTTCACGCCCGGCACCGTCGCGCGCACGGCCATCTTGGTCCGGTGGCCGGCCTCACGCGCCAGCGCGGTGATCTCCACGGTGCCGTCGGCGACCTCCGGGACCTCCATCGCGAACAGCCGACGCACCAGCATCGGGTGCGTGCGCGAGAGCGTCACCTGAGGGCCTCGAGGGCCACGCGCCACCTCGAGCACGAAACCGCGCAGGCGCTCGCCGTGCACGTACTTCTCGGTCGGAACCTGCTCGTGCGCCGGCAGCACCGCCTCGGTCCCGCCGATGTCCACGAGCACGACCCGCGGGTCACGACCCTGCTGGATCACGCCGCCGAGGATCTCGCCCTCCTTGCCGCGGAACGTGCCGAGCACCTGGTCGTCCTCGGCGTCGCGCAGGCGCTGCACGATGACCTGGCGCGCCGTCGCCGTGGCGATGCGCCCGAAGCCGTCCGGCGTGTGGTCGAACTCGGGGCCGGGCTCGGAGTCCAGGACCACCTGACCGTCCTCGTCCACCGGCCGTGGCTCGCGCGCCCACACCGTGACGTGGCCGGACCGGCGGTCGACCTCGACGCGCGCGGACGCGTACGCGTCCGGCGTGCGGTGGTAGGCGGACAGCAGCGCCTGCTCGATCGCGGCGATCAGCACGTCGAGGCTGATCTCGCGCTCCCGCTCGATCAGTCGCAGCGCCTGCATGTCGATGTCCATCTCAGCTCCCCTGTCCGGCCGTGCCGGTGCCGTGCTCGTCGGTGTGCTCGTCGGTCTGCGCGTCGCGCTCGGGCGCGTCGCCCGCCGAGTCGTCCTGCTCGTCCTGCTCGTCGTTGTCGTCGTGGTCGTCGTTGTCGTCGTGCTCGTCGTGGTGCCCGTCGCCGAGCAGCTCGTGGTCGTCCACAGGGCCGATGCCGGACAGGTCGACCTCGACGTGGCCGACGCGCACCTGCGCGAGCAGCACCGTCACCGGCGCGCCCGTCACGGGACGACGGCCCTTGCCGCGCTCCACCTGGGGCACGAGCACGATCACGTCCTCGCCGCCCACCTGCTCCACCGCCTGCAGGCGACCCTGCACGGGGCCGCCCTCGGTCCGTTCGACCCGGACGGTGCGTCCGACCGCGCGCACGAAGTGCCGGCGCAGCGTCATCGGACGACCCACCCCGGGGGTCGACACCTCGAGCGTGTAGTGGCCCGGCACCACGTCGGCCGCGTCCAGCGCGTCCGAGACGACGCGGGACACCTCGCCGACCCGGTCCAGGTCGAGCTCACCGTCGTCGTCCTCGGCCAGGTCGACCACGACGCGCACCACCGACCGGCTCCCGGCGCGGCTCACCTCGACGTCCTCGAGCACCAGTCCGGCACGACCCACGACCGGGTCGAGGGCCTGCCTGACCCGTTGCGCGGGTGCTGTCGCGACCATGTCCGCCTCCTTGTGGGCTGCAGCGGGTCGCCGGGACGCGGCATGGACCCTGTGATGTTGTGGTCCCAGCGTAACGACCGGTCGGCCGGTCAGCGGCACGTGGCAGGATCAGCGACCGTGACCGCTGCCCCCGCCGGACCTGCCCGCGCCCCGGAGCCGCTCGTGCGACGGCGCATGCCGGCCCGACGCCTGCGGTTCGTCGCCGTCGTCGTGGCCCTGGTGCCGGCGCTGGTCGGGTGCGGGGTCAGGCTGGAGACCCCCGCGCCGACCGCACCCGCGCCCGACGCCGTCGAGCAGGTGCGCGCCCGGACCGTCGACGACGCCCTCGCGCTCGTCGAGGCAGCGACCTCCGCGCACGACGCCACCGACGCCACCGACCAGGCGACCGCCGCGGGTGTCGACCCCGTGACCCTGACGGCCGTGCTCGACGACATCGTGACGTTCTCCACGCAGCACGCCACCGAGCTCGGTGGCGTCTACGACTCCGGCCTGCCCGACCCGAGCGGCTCCCCCACGGGACCGACCCCGGGTACCGCGACGAGCCCCGCAGCGGCCGTCACCCCGGTGGAGGTGCTCGCCCTGCTGGCCCGGTCCGCCGCGACCGCCCTCGACGACGCCGGTGCCACGAAGGACGGGTCGCTCGCCCGGCTCGTGGCCTCGGTCGGCACGGCGCGCACGGGCCTGGCCCAGCGCCTGAGCCAGGTCACGGGAACGCCCGTCCCCGAGCAGCTGCCCGAACCGGACCCGGCCGGCACCCCGACGGCGACGAGCTCGCCGGCACCGTCCGCCGGCACGACACCGACCGACGAGGCCTCGGGCGGCGACCCGTCCGGGCTCGCCAGCAGCGACCTCGACACGCTCGTGCTCGCCGAAGACCAGGCCGGGTACGCGTTCGAGGTGGTGGCCGCGGTGCTCTCCGGCGACCAGCGCACGCAGGCGCAGGCGGCGGCTGCCACCCACCGGCAGGTCGCCGAGGAGTGGGCCACGCTGGCCGGGACCACGGGCACGACGAGCGACCCGCGACGCGTCGCCTACGCCGTCCCCGTCGGCGTGGACGACCCGACGGTCGCGCTGGGCCTCGCCCGGACCGTCCTGACGACCCTCGCCGACACCTACGCGACCCTGACCGCGCGCGCGGAGGCGGGCACCCGGGGTTCGCTGCTCGACGGGCTGACGACCGGCACGGCCGATGCCGTCACCTGGGGCGCGACGGCGGTGGCCTTCCCGGGGATGCCCGAACTCGCTCCGGCCGCGGGCTGAGCCTGCGGCCGGAGCCGGCGGGTGCGGTCGCCGCCCCGGGAACTGGCCGGGATCAGCGGCGCAGCAGCCCTCGCACGAGTGCCTCGACACGGTCGGCTGCCTGCTCGACCGGGACCTGCTCCGACTCGCCGCCGACCCGCGGACGGACCTCGACGACGCCGTCGGCCAGGCCGCGGCCCACGACCACGACCAGCGGGACACCGAACAGCTCTGCGTCGGCGAACTTCACGCCCGGCGAGACCTTCGGACGGTCGTCGTAGACCACCTCGACCCCGCGCGAGCCCAGCTCCTGCGCGAGCGCCTCGGCGGCCTCGAACACGCTCGCGTCCCTGCCCGTGGCCATCACGTGCACGTGCGCGGGGGCGACGTGCGCGGGCCAGGCCAGGCCCTTCTCGTCGTGGTTCGCCTCGGCGAGCGCCGCGAGCACGCGGGTGACGCCGATGCCGTACGAACCCATCGTGACCACGACGGACTTGCCGTTCTGGTCGAGCACGGACAGCCCGAGCGCCTGGGCGTACTTGCGCCCCAGGGCGAAGATGTGGCCGATCTCGATGCCGCGGGCGAGCTCGAGCGGACCGGAGCCGTCGGGCGCCGGGTCACCCGCACGCACCTCGGCCGCCTCGATCGTGCCGTCGGCGACGAAGTCACGCCCGGCGACCAGGTCGAAGACGTGGCGTCCGGGCTCGTTCGCCCCCGTGATCCACCGGGTGCCCGGCACCACGCGCGGGTCGAGCAGGTACCGCACCGCGGTCCGCTCCGCACCGTCGGCGACGGCAGGGTTGGGGCCGAGGGCGGAAGGGCCGATGTAGCCGCGCACGAGCTCGGGGTGTGCCGCGAAGTCGGCGTCACCGGCAGGCTCGACGTCGGCGGGCGAGACGGCCGCCTCGAGGCGCTTGAGGTCGACCTCCCGGTCGCCGGGCAGGCCGACGACGAGCAGCTCGCGCTCCCCCGTCGGCTGCCGAAGCGCGAGCACGACGTTCTTGAGCGTGTCCGCAGCCGTCCAGGGCCGGTCGGGGCGGGCGAAGTGCGCGTTCGCGACAGCGACCAACGAGTCGATCGTGGGCGTGTCCGGCGTGTCCTCGACGTGCGCGGCGGGCGCGTCGGCGAAGTCGATCGGCTCCGGCACGACCGTGGTCACGGCCTCGACGTTCGCGGCGTAGCCCCCCGGCGACCGCACGAACGTGTCCTCGCCGATCGCCGTCGGGGTCAGGAACTCCTCGGAGCGTGAACCGCCCATGGCTCCCGACGTCGCCGCGACGATGACGTACTCCAGGCCCAGGCGGTCGAAGATCCGCTGGTAGGCGTCGCGCTGCGCCTGGTAGGAGGCCTCGAGCCCGGCGTCGTCGACGTCGAAGGAGTACGCGTCCTTCATGACGAACTCGCGGCCGCGGATCAGGCCGGCGCGCGGGCGGGCCTCGTCGCGGTACTTGGTCTGGATCTGGTAGAGCGCCAGCGGCAGGTCCTTGTACGAGGAGTACAGGTCCTTGACCAGGAGCGTGAACAGCTCCTCGTGCGTGGGGGCCAGCAGGTAGTCGCCGCCCTTGCGGTCCTTGAGCCGGAAGATGTTCGGCCCGTACTCCGTCCAGCGGCCCGTCGCCTCGTACGGCTCCTTGGGCAGCAGGGCCGGGAAGTGCACCTCCTGCGCGCCGGCGACGGCCATCTCCTCGCGCACCACCTGCTCGACCTTGGCCAGCACCCGCAGGCCCAGCGGGAGCCAGGTGTAGATGCCGGGAGCGGCGCGACGGATGTAGCCGGCGCGGACGAGCAGCTTGTGGCTGGCGACCTCGGCGTCGGCGGGGTCCTCGCGCAGGGTACGGACGAACAACGTGGACAGGCGCAGGAGCATGGGGACGAGCCTAGTGGCCGCGTGTCGGTCACCTGCGCCACGATGGCCGGGTGCCCGAGCTGCCGGAGGTCGAAGGTCTCGCCCGGTTCCTGGACGAGCGTGCGACGAGCCACGTCGTGCGCGGCGTCGAGGTGGGTGCGATCAGCGCGCTCAAGACGTTCTCGCCGGCGCCCGACGCCCTGGTCGGGGGCACGGTGCTCGGCGTGCGACGGCACGGCAAGTGGCTCGACCTGCAGGTGCGGACCACCGACGGCAGCACGCTGCACCTCGTGTGGCACCTGGCCCGGGCGGGCTGGCTGCGCTGGTCGGACGTGCTCTCCGAACGCCCCGTGCGCCCCGGACGTTCGCCGATCGCCCTGCGGGTGCGGCTGGACGACGGCTCCGGCTTCGACCTGACCGAGGCGGGCACACGCAAGCGGCTCGCGGTGCACGTCGTGCACGACCCCGACGACGTGCACGCGATCGCGACCCTCGGCGTCGAGCCGCTGTCCGAGCAGTTCACGCCCGAGCGGCTCGGCGCGCTGCTCGCAGCACGCAACCAGCAGGTCAAGGGCCTGCTGCGCGACCAGTCGACGATCGCCGGGATCGGCAACGCCTACTCCGACGAGATCCTGCTCGTCGCGCGCACGTCACCGTTCGCGCCGACCGCCCGGTTCGACGCCGACCGCGCCGCTGCGCTGCACGAGGCGATCCGGGCCGTCCTGACCGAGGCCGTCGCCGCGGCGCAGGGACGACCCGCCGCCGAGCTCAAGGACGCCAAGCGGCGCGGCATGCGCGTGCACGGACGCACCGGCCAGCCGTGCCCGGGGTGGGACGGCACCCCGTGCGGCGACGTCGTGCACGAGGTGTCGTTCGCCGACTCCTCGCTGCAGTACTGCCCTACGTGCCAGACCGGCGGGCGCCCGCTGGCCGACCGTCGGATGTCCCGACTGCTGCGCTGACCGTCGGCTCAGAAGAGCACGGTGGCGTAGGTACCGACCCGGCGGAACCCCACCGCCCGGTACGCGGCGAGCGCGCGCGTGTTGTAGCCGTTCGCGTACAGCGAGACGACCGGGGCCACGTCACGGCGCGTGGCGGCGACGACCGCGGCCATGCCCGGTTCGGAGAGCCCCTCCCCGCGCCGGTCGGGCGGAACCCACACACCCTGCACCTGCGCGACGCCACCACCGACGGCACCCAGCTCGGCCTTGAACACCACCCGCTGCGTCCTGGCATCCGGGGTACCGGGATCTGCGCGCTCGATGCGCACGAACGAGCGGCCCTGCGCGACCAGCGAACGCACCCGCAGCTCGTAGGGCCCACCCGGGCCGCTCGCGGGCGAGTAGCCGACCTCCTCGGTGAACATCCGGATGCAGGCCGGGAGCACGACGTCGTACTCCTCAGGACGAGAGCGGCGCACCTGCGGGTCGGGGGCGATCAGGGGGTCGTGGTCGATGACCATCGACGGCTGGTCGTCCCGGACCTCGCGGGCCGCCGGCCACACGGGGCGCAGGCGGGACCACAACGCCAGGACGACGTCGGCCGGACCGACGATCGAGGAGCACCGTCGTCCGGCCGTCCGCCCGAGCGCGGCGAACGCGTCGAGCGCGTCCAACGCCTGCGGGGCGCCCTCGGGTACGACGGGCACCAGGTTCGCGCCCGCCCAGCACACCGCCACGAGGACGCCGTCGCGCGCGAAGCCCCAGAGCTGACCACCTGCGCTGCGCAGCCCCGCGGTCGCGGCGTGCTCGAGCCTCGTGCTCGCCAGCACCGACCCGACGGGGTCCTGCGCGCACACGGCCAGGGCGGCGGCCACGTCGACGTCACGCAGCACGCGCCCGCCCGAACGCCCGTCGAGCGTGGTGCGCCGCAGGGTCATGAGGGGATTGTGCACCACCCGCCCGTGCGGGCGGGGGTGGGGCGGCACCTGTCGTCCCCGGTGTCGCGACGGGCCTCAGCCGACGCTGACGGTCGGGCTCCCCTGACCTGCCTCGACGGGGTCCATCGACTCGGCCAGGCGCATGGCCTCCTCGATGAGCGTCTCGACGATCATCGACTCGGGAACGGTCTTGATGACCTCGCCCTTGACGAAGATCTGGCCCTTGCCGTTGCCCGAGGCGACACCGAGGTCCGCCTCCCGCGCCTCACCGGGGCCGTTGACGACACACCCCATGACGGCCACGCGCAGCGGCACCTCCATGCCCTCCAGACCGGCGGTCACCCGCTCGGCGAGCGTGTAGACGTCGACCTGGGCGCGCCCGCAGGACGGGCACGAGACGATCTCGAGCTTGCGCGGACGCAGGTTGAGCGACTGTAGGATCTGGATGCCGACCTTGACCTCCTCGACGGGAGGCGCCGACAGGGACACCCGGATCGTGTCGCCGATGCCCTTGCTGAGCAGGGCGCCGAACGCGGTCGCCGACTTGATCGTGCCCTGGAACGCCGGCCCTGCCTCGGTCACGCCGAGGTGCAGCGGCCAGTCGCCCCGCTCGCTCAGCAGCTCGTACGCACGCACCATGACGACCGGGTCGTTGTGCTTCACCGAGATCTTGAAGTCGTGGAAGTCGTGCTCCTCGAACAGCGACGCCTCCCAGACGGCCGACTCGACGAGCGCCTCGGGCGTGGCCTTGCCGTACTTGGCGAGCAGGCGAGGGTCCAG
Coding sequences within:
- the rbfA gene encoding 30S ribosome-binding factor RbfA, with translation MADTARARKLAERIQQVVAQMLDTRIKDPRLGFVTVTDVRVTGDLQHADVFYTVLGDDEARTESGKALESAKGVIRSEVGKQTGIRLTPTLAFHLDAVPETAAHLDAALHEAARRDAEVAALAARATHAGDSDPYRRPADEDEDED
- the infB gene encoding translation initiation factor IF-2 codes for the protein MAKVRVYELAKELGVESKTIMNKLGELGEFVRSASSTIEPPVVRKLRDMYPVGGGASASAAPAAPKPAAARPAAPAPAAPAASAPAVAAPAAPAPVAAAPAAPAAPAPAAPAAQRPARPAAPAPSAPAPAAPAPAAPAAQAPRPGSPRPGAPRPGNNPFAPSQGMPRQGERSSGERPSGDRAGGPRPGGPRPGNNPFAPSQGMPRPGERRTEGAPAASAGERPGGPRPGGPRPGGPRPNPGMMPGRTSSGVGRPGERPAGGAGRPGGAGGGRGGFAGRPGGPGGAGGAPGAGGGGFAGRPGGGGGRPGGAGRGSTQGAFGRAGGRPVRGRKSKRAKRQEFEQMQAPSLGGVQVPRGNGKTVVRLRHGSSLNDFADKIDANPASLVTVLFHLGEMATATQSLDEDTFGTLAVELGYVIEMVSAEEEDRELLGSFDIDLEAELDAETDDDLQARPPVVTVMGHVDHGKTKLLDAIRSTDVVAGEAGGITQHIGAYQVRAEHEGIDRAITFIDTPGHEAFTAMRARGAQVTDIAILVVAADDGVMPQTIEALNHAQAAGVPIVVAVNKVDKEGANPAKIRQQLTEYNLVAEEYGGDTMFVDVSAKQRIGIDQLLEAVLLTADASLDLRANPDKDARGVAIEANLDKGRGAVATVLVQSGTLHVGDAIVAGTAHGRVRAMFDEHGNALTEAGPARPVQVLGLASVPSAGDTFLVAPDERTARQIAEKREAAERAALLAKRRKRISLEDFTQALQQGKVETLNLVLKGDVSGAVEALEDALLKIDVGDEVELRVIHRGVGAITQNDVNLATVDSAIIIGFNVKYAERVEELADREGVDVRFYSVIYQAIDDVEAALKGMLKPEYEEAQLGSAEVREVFRSSKFGNIAGSIVRSGEIRRNTKARVLRNGKVIGDNLTIESLKRFKDDATEVREGYECGIGLGSFNDVEIGDIIETWEMREKPRA
- a CDS encoding YlxR family protein, with protein sequence MTRKGRLAAAGPDARLSSPSRRTPEPAARTVLPVAGPVRTCVGCRGPGPRSALLRVVAVTDGTGAPVLVVDERRRMPGRGAWLHPDPDCFELAVRRRAFSRALRLAGPADHTAVQRRLEQSQEDTAGTIPGVEADRRQGSGLEADGCPMSTHR
- the nusA gene encoding transcription termination factor NusA, whose amino-acid sequence is MDIDMQALRLIEREREISLDVLIAAIEQALLSAYHRTPDAYASARVEVDRRSGHVTVWAREPRPVDEDGQVVLDSEPGPEFDHTPDGFGRIATATARQVIVQRLRDAEDDQVLGTFRGKEGEILGGVIQQGRDPRVVLVDIGGTEAVLPAHEQVPTEKYVHGERLRGFVLEVARGPRGPQVTLSRTHPMLVRRLFAMEVPEVADGTVEITALAREAGHRTKMAVRATVPGVNAKGACIGPMGGRVRAVMAELHGEKIDIVDHSDDPAEMIAHALSPARVLSVTVVDPEARSARVVVPDYQLSLAIGKEGQNARLAAKLTGWRIDIRSDAEGATGPGAGPEREVDTAEDVAPAPGHGR
- the rimP gene encoding ribosome maturation factor RimP produces the protein MVATAPAQRVRQALDPVVGRAGLVLEDVEVSRAGSRSVVRVVVDLAEDDDGELDLDRVGEVSRVVSDALDAADVVPGHYTLEVSTPGVGRPMTLRRHFVRAVGRTVRVERTEGGPVQGRLQAVEQVGGEDVIVLVPQVERGKGRRPVTGAPVTVLLAQVRVGHVEVDLSGIGPVDDHELLGDGHHDEHDDNDDHDDNDEQDEQDDSAGDAPERDAQTDEHTDEHGTGTAGQGS
- a CDS encoding DUF4439 domain-containing protein, encoding MTAAPAGPARAPEPLVRRRMPARRLRFVAVVVALVPALVGCGVRLETPAPTAPAPDAVEQVRARTVDDALALVEAATSAHDATDATDQATAAGVDPVTLTAVLDDIVTFSTQHATELGGVYDSGLPDPSGSPTGPTPGTATSPAAAVTPVEVLALLARSAATALDDAGATKDGSLARLVASVGTARTGLAQRLSQVTGTPVPEQLPEPDPAGTPTATSSPAPSAGTTPTDEASGGDPSGLASSDLDTLVLAEDQAGYAFEVVAAVLSGDQRTQAQAAAATHRQVAEEWATLAGTTGTTSDPRRVAYAVPVGVDDPTVALGLARTVLTTLADTYATLTARAEAGTRGSLLDGLTTGTADAVTWGATAVAFPGMPELAPAAG
- a CDS encoding proline--tRNA ligase, with protein sequence MLLRLSTLFVRTLREDPADAEVASHKLLVRAGYIRRAAPGIYTWLPLGLRVLAKVEQVVREEMAVAGAQEVHFPALLPKEPYEATGRWTEYGPNIFRLKDRKGGDYLLAPTHEELFTLLVKDLYSSYKDLPLALYQIQTKYRDEARPRAGLIRGREFVMKDAYSFDVDDAGLEASYQAQRDAYQRIFDRLGLEYVIVAATSGAMGGSRSEEFLTPTAIGEDTFVRSPGGYAANVEAVTTVVPEPIDFADAPAAHVEDTPDTPTIDSLVAVANAHFARPDRPWTAADTLKNVVLALRQPTGERELLVVGLPGDREVDLKRLEAAVSPADVEPAGDADFAAHPELVRGYIGPSALGPNPAVADGAERTAVRYLLDPRVVPGTRWITGANEPGRHVFDLVAGRDFVADGTIEAAEVRAGDPAPDGSGPLELARGIEIGHIFALGRKYAQALGLSVLDQNGKSVVVTMGSYGIGVTRVLAALAEANHDEKGLAWPAHVAPAHVHVMATGRDASVFEAAEALAQELGSRGVEVVYDDRPKVSPGVKFADAELFGVPLVVVVGRGLADGVVEVRPRVGGESEQVPVEQAADRVEALVRGLLRR
- a CDS encoding DNA-formamidopyrimidine glycosylase family protein encodes the protein MPELPEVEGLARFLDERATSHVVRGVEVGAISALKTFSPAPDALVGGTVLGVRRHGKWLDLQVRTTDGSTLHLVWHLARAGWLRWSDVLSERPVRPGRSPIALRVRLDDGSGFDLTEAGTRKRLAVHVVHDPDDVHAIATLGVEPLSEQFTPERLGALLAARNQQVKGLLRDQSTIAGIGNAYSDEILLVARTSPFAPTARFDADRAAALHEAIRAVLTEAVAAAQGRPAAELKDAKRRGMRVHGRTGQPCPGWDGTPCGDVVHEVSFADSSLQYCPTCQTGGRPLADRRMSRLLR